The Corynebacterium suranareeae genome window below encodes:
- a CDS encoding HAD-IA family hydrolase: protein MRGLIVDYAGVLDGTDEDQRRWRNLLAAAKKNGVGTAVLSNDPGGIGAAAIRDLETNGVVDKVLLSGEIGVEKPEEAAFQAAADAIDLPMRDCVLVDDSILNVRGAVEAGLVGVYYQQFDRAVVEIVGLFGLEGEF, encoded by the coding sequence ATGCGCGGATTAATTGTTGACTACGCCGGAGTTCTAGACGGAACTGACGAAGACCAGCGTCGCTGGCGTAACCTACTTGCAGCAGCGAAGAAAAACGGAGTCGGAACTGCCGTCCTGAGCAACGATCCAGGCGGAATCGGCGCAGCGGCGATCCGTGACCTCGAAACCAACGGGGTAGTGGATAAGGTGCTGCTGTCGGGAGAAATTGGCGTCGAAAAGCCTGAAGAAGCCGCTTTCCAGGCCGCCGCAGACGCCATCGACCTGCCCATGCGCGACTGCGTGCTTGTCGACGATTCCATCCTCAACGTCCGCGGCGCCGTCGAGGCCGGACTAGTCGGCGTCTACTACCAACAATTCGACCGCGCAGTCGTCGAAATCGTCGGACTCTTCGGCCTCGAAGGAGAATTCTAA
- the mtrB gene encoding two-component system sensor histidine kinase MtrB encodes MVDKWRTSLQVRVLGSIFTASAIVMLLLGLGMLTVFTQRLVDQKIDIASSEIDRARVIVEEQITASGASTSVQSRVNSARAALSSLGTSGGTETNAAYDPVVLVNNDDVVVSPEGYQIPERLRYFVSENQVSYQFSNIDQGDGSSYHALIIGTPTESDIPNLQVYLVFSMESDESSLALMRGLLSAALLIVVVLLVGIAWLATQQVTAPVRSASRIAERFAQGKLRERMVVEGEDEMARLAVSFNAMAESLSAQITQLEEYGNLQRQFTSDVSHELRTPLTTVRMAADLIADSEDELSPGARRASQLMNRELDRFESLLSDLLEISRHDAGVAELSAALHDVRSPVRSAIEQVQHLATELDVELIVDMPEKSVNIHGDSRRIERIIRNLLANAIDHSKGLPVELKMAANDDAVAITVTDHGVGLKPGQDELVFNRFWRADPSRVRHSGGTGLGLAISREDAMLHGGNLDAAGTIGVGSVFRLVLPKEPHGKYREAPIALIAPEKPWEGEK; translated from the coding sequence ATTGTAGATAAATGGCGTACCTCGCTACAGGTCCGTGTGCTCGGCTCCATCTTCACAGCATCGGCCATCGTGATGCTGTTGCTTGGGCTGGGCATGCTGACCGTATTCACCCAACGCCTGGTGGATCAAAAAATAGACATCGCAAGCTCAGAAATCGATAGAGCACGCGTGATTGTGGAGGAACAAATCACCGCATCCGGCGCCTCTACATCGGTGCAATCGCGAGTAAATTCAGCACGCGCAGCGCTATCTAGTTTGGGCACAAGCGGTGGTACTGAAACCAATGCGGCTTATGATCCTGTGGTTTTGGTCAACAACGATGACGTGGTGGTATCGCCAGAAGGGTATCAAATCCCAGAACGACTCCGATACTTCGTCTCTGAGAACCAAGTCTCATACCAATTTTCCAATATTGATCAAGGCGACGGATCGTCGTATCACGCATTGATTATTGGAACACCCACTGAAAGTGACATCCCAAACCTTCAGGTCTATTTGGTGTTTTCCATGGAAAGCGATGAATCCTCCCTGGCATTGATGCGAGGTTTGCTATCTGCAGCCCTGTTGATTGTGGTGGTGTTGCTCGTTGGTATCGCGTGGCTAGCCACACAACAAGTCACTGCCCCGGTGCGCTCTGCAAGCCGGATTGCGGAGCGTTTCGCTCAAGGAAAACTCCGCGAACGCATGGTGGTTGAAGGCGAAGATGAAATGGCAAGGCTGGCTGTTTCCTTCAACGCGATGGCTGAATCCCTCTCCGCACAGATCACCCAGCTTGAAGAGTATGGAAATCTGCAACGACAATTCACTTCAGATGTCTCACACGAATTGCGCACACCGCTGACCACGGTGCGCATGGCAGCAGATCTGATTGCAGATAGCGAAGATGAACTATCTCCCGGTGCTAGGCGTGCCAGCCAATTGATGAATAGGGAACTAGACCGATTTGAGTCTTTGCTCAGTGACCTATTGGAGATTTCCCGACACGATGCCGGTGTAGCTGAGCTATCTGCAGCTCTTCATGATGTTCGTAGCCCCGTGCGTTCTGCAATTGAGCAGGTGCAGCATTTGGCTACCGAATTGGATGTGGAATTAATCGTCGATATGCCGGAAAAATCTGTGAATATCCATGGCGATTCCAGGCGCATTGAAAGGATCATCCGCAACCTATTAGCCAACGCGATCGATCACTCAAAGGGTTTGCCAGTTGAGTTAAAGATGGCCGCTAATGATGATGCAGTAGCGATCACAGTTACCGATCACGGCGTAGGACTAAAACCTGGACAAGACGAATTGGTATTTAACAGGTTCTGGCGAGCCGATCCTTCCAGAGTCCGTCACTCCGGCGGTACTGGCCTAGGTCTTGCGATTTCGCGTGAGGATGCCATGCTTCACGGTGGCAATCTTGATGCAGCAGGAACCATCGGTGTGGGTTCTGTTTTCCGATTGGTGCTGCCAAAGGAACCACATGGAAAGTATCGTGAAGCACCGATCGCTTTGATCGCTCCAGAAAAACCGTGGGAAGGGGAGAAGTGA
- the hpf gene encoding ribosome hibernation-promoting factor, HPF/YfiA family: MTTPAENNTLSPETKVSITGRNVEVPDHFAERVNTKLAKIERLDPTLTFFHVELQHEPNPRRADESDRIQITATGKGHIARAEAKEDSFYAALETALAKMERSLRKVKARRSISRSGHRAPLSTGEVGAQLVAEAQEARGADELGKYDVDPYADKVDDVMPGQVVRTKEHPATPMSVDDALSEMELVGHDFYLFVNEETNQPSVVYRRHAFDYGLISLSDA, encoded by the coding sequence GTGACTACACCTGCTGAGAACAACACCCTTAGCCCCGAGACCAAGGTAAGCATCACTGGTCGAAACGTTGAGGTTCCTGATCACTTTGCTGAACGAGTAAATACGAAACTCGCAAAGATTGAGCGCCTCGACCCAACGCTGACCTTCTTCCATGTTGAGCTGCAGCACGAACCAAACCCACGTCGTGCTGATGAAAGTGATCGTATTCAGATCACCGCAACCGGTAAGGGACACATCGCACGAGCAGAAGCCAAAGAAGACAGCTTCTACGCTGCGTTGGAAACTGCACTAGCTAAAATGGAGCGCTCACTGCGCAAAGTTAAGGCACGTCGCAGCATTTCCCGCTCCGGTCACCGCGCACCACTAAGCACTGGTGAGGTCGGTGCTCAGCTCGTCGCCGAAGCCCAAGAGGCACGTGGCGCCGACGAACTAGGCAAGTACGATGTTGATCCTTATGCAGATAAGGTCGATGACGTCATGCCGGGCCAGGTTGTTCGTACCAAGGAGCACCCAGCTACCCCAATGAGTGTGGATGACGCACTGTCTGAAATGGAATTGGTTGGACATGATTTCTACCTCTTCGTCAACGAAGAGACCAACCAGCCATCGGTTGTGTACCGTCGCCACGCATTCGACTATGGACTAATTTCCCTGTCCGATGCATAG
- the secA gene encoding preprotein translocase subunit SecA codes for MFGLSKVLRVGEGRAVKRLHKIADQVIALEEQYANLTDEELKAKTAEFKTRIADGASLDEIFLDAFATAREASWRVLGQKHYHVQIMGGAALHFGNVAEMRTGEGKTLTCVLPAYLNALEGKGVHVVTVNDYLAKRDAEMMGRVHRYLGLEVGVILSEMRPDERREAYAADITYGTNNELGFDYLRDNMARSLNDLVQRGHNYAIVDEVDSILIDEARTPLIISGPVDGTSQFYNVFAQIVPRMTKDVHYEVDERKKTVGVKEEGVEYVEDQLGIDNLYAPEHSQLVSYLNNAIKAQELFTRDKDYIVRNGEVMIVDGFTGRVLAGRRYNEGMHQAIEAKERVEIKNENQTLATVTLQNYFRLYTKLAGMTGTAETEAAELHQIYKLDVIAIPTNRPNQREDLTDLVYKTQEAKFAAVVDDIAERTAKGQPVLVGTVSVERSEYLSQLLTKRGIKHNVLNAKHHEQEAQIVAQAGLPGAVTVATNMAGRGTDIVLGGNPEILLDIKLRERGLDPFEDEESYQEAWDAELPAMKQRCEERGDKVREAGGLYVLGTERHESRRIDNQLRGRSARQGDPGSTRFYLSMRDDLMVRFVGPTMENMMNRLNVPDDVPIESKTVTNSIKGAQAQVENQNFEMRKNVLKYDEVMNEQRKVIYSERREILESADISRYIQNMIEETISAYVDGATANGYVEDWDLDKLWNALEALYDPSINWTDLVEGSEYGKPGELSAEDLRTALITDAQNEYAKLEEAVTAIGGEAQIRNIERMVLMPVIDTKWREHLYEMDYLKEGIGLRAMAQRDPLVEYQKEGGDMFNGMKDGIKEETVRQLFLLRKQFIKQDAEVAD; via the coding sequence GTGTTTGGATTGTCCAAGGTGCTCCGCGTCGGTGAAGGCCGTGCCGTGAAGCGACTTCACAAGATCGCTGACCAGGTCATCGCGCTGGAAGAACAGTACGCCAACCTGACCGATGAGGAGCTCAAGGCAAAAACAGCCGAGTTCAAAACCCGCATCGCTGACGGTGCAAGCCTCGACGAAATTTTCCTCGACGCATTTGCCACCGCACGTGAAGCATCTTGGCGCGTACTTGGCCAAAAGCACTACCACGTACAAATCATGGGTGGTGCAGCATTGCACTTCGGCAACGTCGCAGAAATGCGCACCGGTGAAGGTAAAACCCTCACCTGTGTGCTTCCCGCATACTTAAACGCCCTAGAAGGAAAAGGCGTTCACGTTGTCACCGTCAACGACTACCTGGCAAAGCGCGACGCCGAAATGATGGGACGTGTCCACCGCTACCTAGGCCTTGAAGTCGGAGTTATTCTCTCCGAAATGCGCCCAGATGAGCGCCGCGAAGCCTACGCAGCCGACATCACCTACGGCACCAACAACGAACTTGGCTTCGATTACCTGCGCGATAACATGGCTCGTTCCCTAAACGATCTAGTTCAGCGCGGACACAACTACGCCATCGTCGATGAGGTTGACTCCATCCTGATTGACGAAGCCCGCACCCCACTGATCATTTCCGGTCCCGTAGATGGCACATCGCAGTTCTACAACGTCTTCGCACAGATCGTCCCACGCATGACCAAAGACGTTCACTACGAAGTCGACGAACGCAAAAAAACCGTCGGTGTTAAAGAAGAAGGCGTGGAATACGTCGAAGACCAACTGGGCATCGACAACCTCTACGCACCAGAGCACTCACAGCTAGTTAGCTACCTCAACAACGCGATCAAAGCCCAAGAGCTCTTCACCCGCGACAAGGACTACATTGTCCGCAACGGTGAAGTGATGATCGTTGACGGCTTCACCGGTCGTGTCCTTGCAGGCCGACGCTACAACGAAGGCATGCACCAAGCGATCGAAGCCAAAGAGCGCGTAGAGATTAAAAACGAGAACCAAACCCTGGCGACCGTTACCCTCCAGAACTACTTCCGCCTCTACACCAAGCTTGCCGGCATGACCGGTACCGCAGAGACCGAAGCAGCAGAACTTCACCAGATCTACAAACTCGACGTCATCGCGATCCCCACCAACCGACCAAACCAGCGCGAAGATCTCACCGACTTGGTCTACAAAACCCAAGAGGCAAAATTCGCCGCAGTAGTCGACGACATCGCAGAACGCACCGCCAAGGGCCAACCAGTCCTCGTAGGTACCGTCTCCGTTGAACGATCCGAATACCTTTCACAGCTGCTGACCAAACGAGGCATCAAACACAATGTCCTCAACGCAAAGCACCACGAACAAGAAGCTCAGATCGTCGCCCAAGCAGGCCTTCCAGGAGCAGTCACAGTAGCCACCAACATGGCCGGACGTGGAACCGACATCGTGCTCGGCGGCAACCCAGAAATCCTCCTCGACATCAAACTCCGCGAACGCGGACTTGACCCCTTCGAAGACGAAGAAAGCTACCAGGAAGCCTGGGACGCTGAACTTCCAGCCATGAAACAACGATGCGAAGAACGCGGCGACAAAGTCCGTGAAGCAGGCGGCCTCTACGTTCTTGGCACCGAACGCCACGAATCCCGACGCATCGACAACCAGCTCCGTGGACGATCCGCGCGTCAAGGCGACCCAGGATCCACCCGCTTCTACCTCTCCATGCGCGACGACCTCATGGTTCGCTTCGTCGGACCAACCATGGAAAACATGATGAATAGGCTCAACGTCCCAGACGATGTGCCGATCGAATCCAAGACCGTCACCAACTCCATCAAGGGTGCCCAAGCACAGGTGGAAAACCAAAACTTTGAGATGCGTAAAAACGTTTTGAAGTACGACGAAGTCATGAACGAACAGCGCAAAGTTATCTACAGCGAACGCCGCGAAATTCTAGAATCTGCAGATATCTCCCGCTACATCCAAAACATGATCGAAGAAACCATCAGCGCATACGTCGACGGCGCCACCGCCAACGGCTACGTCGAAGACTGGGACCTCGACAAACTATGGAACGCACTCGAAGCCCTCTACGACCCATCCATTAACTGGACCGATCTCGTCGAAGGCAGCGAATACGGCAAACCAGGCGAACTCTCCGCCGAGGACCTACGCACCGCGCTTATCACCGATGCGCAAAACGAATACGCCAAACTCGAAGAAGCCGTAACCGCGATCGGTGGCGAAGCACAGATCCGCAACATCGAACGCATGGTGCTCATGCCAGTCATCGACACCAAATGGCGCGAACACCTCTACGAAATGGACTACCTCAAAGAAGGCATCGGCCTACGCGCAATGGCACAGCGCGACCCTTTGGTCGAATACCAAAAAGAAGGCGGCGACATGTTCAACGGCATGAAAGACGGAATCAAAGAAGAAACCGTCCGCCAGCTTTTCCTCCTCCGCAAACAGTTCATCAAACAAGACGCGGAAGTCGCTGACTAA
- the mtrA gene encoding two-component system response regulator MtrA translates to MSQKILVVDDDPAISEMLTIVLAAEGFDTVAVTDGALAVETASREQPDLILLDLMLPGMNGIDICRVIRQESSVPIIMLTAKTDTVDVVLGLESGADDYVNKPFKAKELVARIRARLRATVDEPSEIIEVGDLSIDVPAHTVKRNGVEISLTPLEFDLLLELARKPQQVFTREELLGKVWGYRHASDTRLVNVHVQRLRAKIEKDPENPQIVLTVRGVGYKTGLND, encoded by the coding sequence ATGTCACAGAAAATTCTCGTCGTTGATGATGATCCCGCCATCTCCGAGATGCTCACCATTGTGCTTGCCGCAGAAGGCTTTGACACAGTAGCCGTCACCGACGGTGCATTAGCAGTGGAAACCGCCTCCCGGGAACAACCGGATCTCATTTTGCTTGACTTGATGCTTCCAGGCATGAACGGCATCGACATCTGTCGAGTCATCCGCCAAGAATCCTCAGTTCCCATCATCATGCTCACCGCCAAAACCGACACCGTTGACGTGGTGCTCGGATTGGAATCCGGTGCCGATGATTATGTGAACAAGCCTTTCAAAGCAAAAGAACTCGTTGCCCGCATTCGCGCCCGCCTTCGCGCAACCGTGGATGAGCCAAGCGAAATCATTGAAGTCGGAGATCTCTCCATTGACGTTCCAGCACACACCGTGAAAAGAAACGGTGTGGAAATCTCATTGACTCCACTGGAATTTGATCTCCTGCTTGAACTGGCCCGCAAACCACAGCAAGTGTTTACCCGTGAAGAATTGCTGGGCAAAGTGTGGGGCTACCGCCACGCATCCGATACCCGCTTAGTCAATGTCCATGTGCAGCGCTTGCGTGCCAAGATTGAAAAAGATCCAGAAAACCCGCAGATCGTTCTCACAGTCCGCGGAGTCGGCTACAAAACTGGACTCAACGACTAA
- a CDS encoding Rv3235 family protein, which yields MLVPIPGFAHLLYLVPDPSPQAIHTRNEVPREVSVLVRVALDSAFGLRPITHLTPKLFDAPVRAHVSARRRQGFTESADLLSCHVQLGESSAEVCGSISVGARRTAYAARLVESGGMWRMLNFRVLS from the coding sequence GTGCTTGTTCCTATTCCTGGTTTTGCGCATTTGTTATATCTTGTCCCGGATCCGTCGCCTCAGGCAATTCACACCCGCAATGAGGTGCCGCGCGAGGTGTCAGTGTTGGTTCGGGTCGCATTGGATTCTGCGTTCGGCCTGCGGCCGATTACGCATTTAACACCAAAGCTTTTCGACGCCCCCGTCCGCGCCCACGTTTCCGCTCGCCGCCGGCAGGGGTTTACTGAGTCGGCGGATCTGTTGTCTTGTCATGTCCAACTCGGGGAAAGTTCTGCAGAGGTGTGTGGAAGTATTTCTGTGGGTGCACGAAGAACGGCGTATGCCGCCCGATTGGTTGAATCGGGCGGCATGTGGCGGATGCTGAATTTCAGGGTGCTGAGTTAG
- a CDS encoding DUF6912 family protein gives MRVYIPATFSTLRGLNESHVITARSGYGFAVTPALLDFYTDGDEEEIAHAAFQDAAEASIRLLAIGDEETFPYRRVVVSVDVNDANVTYQPENGESVVKLNPAHINLVDVAAIHIDVEASEADTKKAIEVIDESDLGDEDAELTVGDAQDNFMAWYDPEELPFLVELL, from the coding sequence TTGCGCGTCTACATCCCAGCAACGTTCTCCACACTCCGCGGACTCAACGAATCACACGTCATCACCGCACGCTCCGGATACGGCTTCGCAGTCACCCCAGCACTCCTTGACTTCTACACCGACGGCGACGAAGAAGAAATCGCACACGCAGCCTTCCAAGACGCCGCAGAAGCCTCCATCCGACTACTAGCAATCGGCGATGAAGAAACATTCCCATACCGCAGAGTCGTCGTCTCAGTAGACGTCAACGACGCTAACGTGACCTACCAACCCGAAAACGGCGAATCCGTAGTCAAACTCAACCCCGCGCACATCAACCTCGTTGACGTCGCAGCCATCCACATCGACGTCGAAGCCTCCGAAGCCGACACCAAAAAAGCCATCGAAGTCATCGACGAATCCGACCTCGGCGACGAAGACGCCGAACTCACCGTCGGAGACGCCCAAGACAACTTCATGGCCTGGTACGACCCAGAAGAGCTCCCGTTCCTAGTCGAACTCCTCTAA
- the rsgA gene encoding ribosome small subunit-dependent GTPase A has protein sequence MARRSYDESDVRVRPGKGTRPRTKDRPSHENALVGMVVTKDRGRWGVVLDGRKDAIVTMRARELGRTAIEVGDRVGVVGDTSGRPGSLARIVRLEERTSVLRRTADDTDPFERIVVANADQLLIVSAVADPPPRAGFVERALIAAFVGNLQPVLCLTKSDLADPSEFAAEFEALEVPVVVCGVDDPLEPVLEVVEGHITALIGHSGVGKSTLVNRLVPDADRETGVVSGVGKGRHTSTQSVALAIDNGWIIDTPGIRSFGLAHVDADTVVGVFDDLALAAEDCPRGCSHLGPPADPGCALDRLEGASARRVEAVRALLVALRSNDAWDM, from the coding sequence TTGGCTAGACGCAGCTATGACGAATCCGATGTTCGTGTTCGCCCAGGTAAAGGTACGCGGCCTCGTACGAAAGATCGACCTTCACACGAGAATGCTCTAGTAGGCATGGTTGTGACTAAGGATCGCGGGCGTTGGGGTGTTGTTCTCGATGGTCGTAAAGATGCCATTGTGACGATGCGTGCTCGCGAATTGGGCCGTACCGCAATTGAGGTGGGTGACCGTGTCGGAGTCGTCGGCGATACGTCGGGCCGTCCAGGATCTTTAGCGCGTATTGTCCGCTTGGAGGAGCGCACGAGTGTGTTGCGTCGAACTGCGGATGACACAGATCCATTTGAGCGGATTGTGGTGGCGAATGCTGATCAGTTGTTGATTGTTTCAGCTGTCGCCGATCCGCCGCCTCGGGCGGGTTTTGTGGAGCGTGCTCTGATTGCTGCTTTTGTGGGGAATTTGCAGCCGGTTTTGTGTTTGACGAAGTCGGATTTGGCGGATCCTTCTGAGTTTGCTGCGGAGTTTGAGGCGTTGGAAGTTCCGGTTGTTGTGTGTGGTGTGGATGATCCTTTGGAGCCTGTTTTGGAGGTCGTGGAGGGTCATATTACGGCGCTGATTGGGCATTCTGGTGTGGGTAAGTCGACGTTGGTGAATCGTTTGGTGCCGGATGCCGATCGTGAGACTGGTGTGGTCTCTGGGGTTGGTAAGGGTCGGCATACGTCGACTCAGTCGGTTGCTCTCGCCATCGATAATGGGTGGATTATCGATACGCCGGGTATTCGTTCGTTTGGTTTAGCGCATGTTGATGCGGACACGGTGGTTGGCGTGTTTGATGATTTGGCGTTGGCTGCGGAGGATTGTCCTCGTGGGTGTTCGCATTTGGGGCCTCCGGCGGATCCGGGTTGTGCGTTGGATCGGCTGGAGGGTGCGAGTGCGCGCCGTGTTGAGGCGGTGCGTGCGTTGCTCGTTGCGTTGAGGAGCAACGACGCGTGGGATATGTGA
- a CDS encoding ComF family protein yields MWRTPPKLARLDLDIPVWTLSPYDGPHRKVLIAMKEHGRTDLAAFVGAALGASISYLASRGEIEHDITLVPAPTRPTSRRRRGGDPVERVCKASRLSTFPCLSISSGTPDSVGQTAQQRRLNMRVDLVRQPRGSVLIIDDVVTTGATISASANVLRAAGVQVRGALTYCQA; encoded by the coding sequence GTGTGGAGGACACCGCCGAAATTAGCGCGGCTCGATTTAGATATTCCGGTGTGGACCTTGTCACCCTATGATGGCCCGCATCGCAAAGTGCTAATCGCGATGAAGGAGCACGGCCGCACGGACCTTGCGGCGTTTGTGGGGGCGGCGCTGGGGGCGTCGATAAGCTATCTGGCGTCCAGGGGCGAAATTGAGCACGATATCACGCTGGTGCCTGCGCCTACTCGCCCCACATCCCGGCGCCGGCGAGGCGGCGATCCAGTTGAGCGGGTGTGCAAGGCTTCACGCTTATCGACGTTTCCCTGCCTTTCCATATCCTCCGGTACACCTGACTCCGTTGGCCAAACTGCGCAACAGCGCCGACTGAATATGCGGGTGGATTTAGTGCGACAACCTCGGGGTTCTGTGTTGATCATCGATGATGTGGTAACAACGGGGGCAACTATTTCTGCATCTGCAAACGTTCTTCGAGCAGCGGGTGTGCAGGTCAGAGGAGCTTTAACTTACTGCCAAGCGTGA
- the lpqB gene encoding MtrAB system accessory lipoprotein LpqB, producing the protein MKNLKSLTAVLAVTTLVAGCSTLPQNTDPQVLRSFVASESTQEIAGPTPNQDPDLLIRGFLSAGAYPTQQYEAAKAYLTEDTRDTWNPASSTRILDRVDLNTLPGSTDDERTIAVRGTQVGSLLSGGVYQSDNAEFEAEITMRRENGEWRIDALPDGIILERNDLRNHYAPHDVFFFDPSGQVLVSDRRWLFNEAQSTATVLMSLLVNGPSTPISPGVVNQLSTDATFVGFNDGEYQFTGLGNLDDDARLRFAAQAVWTLAHADIPGPYTLVADGAPLLAEFPTLTTDDLAEYNPESYTNTVSTLFALQDGSLSRVSSGNVSPMQGAWSAGDIDSVAISSSANVVAAVRHRVNEAVLSVGALQGTASDVLSSETITRPTFEYAANALWAVLDGETPVRVARSSTTGELVQTESEIVLPRDVTGPISEFQLSRTGVRAAMIIEGRVYVGVVTRTGPGERRITNITEVAPSLGEAALSINWRPDGILLVGTSIPETPLWRVEQDGSSIASMPSGNLNAPVVAVASSATTVYVTDAHAMLQLPTSDNDIWREVPGLLGTRAAPVVAY; encoded by the coding sequence ATCAAGAACCTCAAATCCCTCACTGCAGTGCTTGCCGTGACTACATTGGTGGCGGGATGTTCCACGCTTCCTCAAAATACGGATCCTCAAGTGTTGCGATCTTTCGTTGCGTCGGAAAGCACTCAGGAGATTGCGGGACCTACACCGAATCAAGATCCCGATCTGTTGATCCGAGGATTTTTAAGTGCTGGTGCTTATCCAACCCAGCAATACGAAGCAGCGAAAGCATATCTCACTGAAGACACACGCGATACGTGGAATCCAGCATCATCGACACGGATTTTAGATCGTGTTGATCTAAACACTCTGCCTGGTTCAACCGATGATGAACGCACCATCGCGGTTCGTGGAACCCAAGTGGGCAGTTTGCTCAGCGGTGGTGTGTACCAGTCTGACAATGCGGAATTTGAAGCTGAAATTACAATGCGTCGAGAAAATGGGGAGTGGCGCATCGATGCTCTTCCTGACGGGATCATTCTTGAGAGAAACGATCTGCGCAACCATTACGCCCCCCACGATGTGTTTTTCTTTGACCCATCGGGGCAGGTGTTGGTGAGTGATCGGCGCTGGCTGTTCAACGAAGCTCAGTCGACCGCGACTGTTTTGATGTCGCTTTTAGTTAATGGGCCTTCTACTCCGATTTCACCTGGTGTGGTTAATCAGCTGTCCACTGATGCAACTTTCGTTGGCTTCAACGATGGTGAGTACCAATTTACCGGTTTGGGCAATCTTGATGATGACGCGCGGTTGAGGTTTGCAGCACAAGCGGTGTGGACGTTAGCCCATGCCGATATCCCAGGTCCTTATACGTTGGTGGCCGATGGTGCTCCACTGCTTGCTGAATTCCCAACTTTGACTACCGACGATCTCGCCGAGTACAACCCAGAGTCCTACACCAACACGGTGTCCACGTTGTTTGCGTTGCAGGATGGATCGTTGTCTCGGGTAAGTTCCGGAAATGTCAGCCCGATGCAGGGGGCGTGGAGTGCCGGCGATATTGATTCGGTAGCGATTTCCTCTTCGGCCAATGTGGTTGCTGCGGTTCGTCATCGAGTTAATGAAGCTGTGCTCTCTGTAGGTGCGTTGCAAGGAACTGCCTCGGATGTGTTGAGCAGTGAGACGATCACCAGGCCGACTTTTGAATATGCTGCTAATGCTTTGTGGGCTGTGTTGGATGGGGAGACTCCGGTTAGAGTCGCACGATCGTCGACAACCGGTGAATTGGTCCAGACGGAATCGGAGATTGTGTTGCCTCGTGATGTAACGGGTCCGATTTCAGAGTTCCAACTTTCCCGCACTGGGGTCCGGGCTGCCATGATCATTGAAGGGCGGGTGTACGTCGGCGTCGTAACGCGTACTGGCCCCGGCGAGCGTCGGATCACCAATATCACCGAGGTGGCGCCGAGCTTGGGGGAGGCGGCGCTGTCGATTAACTGGCGCCCCGATGGGATCTTGTTGGTTGGAACATCAATTCCGGAAACACCGCTGTGGCGGGTTGAGCAGGATGGGTCATCGATAGCGTCGATGCCGAGCGGCAATCTCAACGCGCCGGTGGTTGCGGTAGCTAGTTCAGCGACGACGGTGTACGTCACGGATGCGCATGCGATGTTGCAGCTGCCGACGTCGGATAATGATATTTGGCGCGAGGTGCCCGGGTTGTTGGGTACGCGTGCGGCGCCGGTGGTTGCGTACTGA